In Lemur catta isolate mLemCat1 chromosome 18, mLemCat1.pri, whole genome shotgun sequence, a genomic segment contains:
- the CCRL2 gene encoding C-C chemokine receptor-like 2 — MANYTSAPEDEYDVLIEGDLKDNEAEQCDKYDAQVLSAQLAPLLFSLVFLAGLLGNIVVVLILVKYKGLKHVENIYFLNLAVSNLCFSLTLPFWAYTASHGGGLSDPMCKILVGLCSVGPYAGALFNVLLTVQRYLVFSHTRCFSRATRKVPCRIITSVLAWVTVIILVILPECMFYKPQMEAPVYKCTFSRPPFLPMEETFRKNFLTLMMNISVIVFPLFVLIFFYVPMRKTLRFRERRFDLFKLVFATVVVFLLIWAPYNVALFLSAFKEYFSLDDCESNYNLDRSVQITKIITTTHCCVNPLLYVFLEEAFRKYLRHLLHLRNSTPLQSSEESVQGTSRDKHSHSTQL; from the coding sequence ATGGCTAATTACACGTCAGCACCAGAGGATGAGTATGATGTCCTCATAGAGGGTGATCTAAAGGACAACGAGGCAGAACAATGTGACAAGTACGACGCCCAGGTCCTCTCAGCCCAGCTGGCGCCGCTGCTCTTCTCCCTGGTGTTCCTGGCCGGGCTCCTGGGCAATATCGTGGTTGTGCTTATCCTGGTAAAATATAAAGGACTCAAACACGtggaaaatatctattttttaaacttggcAGTTTCAAACTTGTGTTTCTCGCTTACCCTGCCATTCTGGGCTTACACTGCTTCCCACGGGGGCGGTCTCAGTGATCCCATGTGTAAAATTCTCGTTGGACTCTGCTCCGTAGGCCCATATGCTGGGGCACTGTTCAATGTCCTCCTGACTGTGCAAAGATACCTGGTGTTTTCCCACACGCGATGCTTTTCCCGGGCCACCAGGAAGGTGCCCTGCCGCATCATTACAAGTGTCCTGGCGTGGGTAACAGTCATCATTCTGGTCATTTTGCCTGAATGCATGTTTTATAAACCTCAGATGGAAGCCCCAGTCTACAAGTGCACCTTTAGCAGACCTCCCTTCCTGCCAATGGAAGAGACATTCCGGAAGAATTTTCTGACTTTAATGATGAACATTTCAGTTATTGTCTTCCCGTTGTTcgttttgatatttttctatgtGCCAATGAGAAAAACACTAAGGTTCAGGGAGAGGAGGTTTGACCTTTTCAAGCTTGTGTTTGCCACAGTGGTTGTCTTCCTTCTGATTTGGGCACCCTACAATGTAGCACTTTTCCTGTCTGCTTTCAAAGAATACTTTTCCCTGGATGACTGCGAGAGCAACTACAATCTGGACAGAAGTGTTCAGATAACAAAAATCATCACCACCACTCACTGCTGTGTCAACCCTCTCCTCTACGTGTTTCTCGAAGAGGCATTTAGAAAATACCTCCGGCACCTTCTCCACCTGCGTAATAGCACCCCACTTCAATCCAGTGAGGAATCTGTACAAGGCACATCAAGGGACAAACATAGCCATTCCACCCAACTGTGA